The following coding sequences are from one Streptomyces sp. NBC_01294 window:
- a CDS encoding caspase family protein: MTRPEPGRHALVVVTSTYSDEGLGALRAPVNDAAGLAEVLGDPAIGDFDVEVLTDPTAQHARLAVEDFFADRSTKDTLLLHFSCHGVKNAAGKLFLAATDTLRTRLAATGIPAEYVSGLMLESRAQRAVLLLDCCYAGAFERGMLARGAAEAEVQENFQSLRATAGKRGRAVFTASSAVEYAFEGDHPVPGTPENGGGGPGPSLFTGALVEGLRTGEADLDNDGEVGMSELADYVSERIRLVTPHQTPQLWLFGSQGDLSIAHTGRPRPRPANLPPPLADAVRSESRERKLWAVEDLGTLLCGPDVGVALTAHMALSELAADDSRRVADRATHALARAAPVVDTWALEVGPTETAVVKVMGPPLVLATLEAKTEPWLKVRYVDGGIELAPDVAAQGRYAGTVQLRTVSGELAIAVATKVEAEPEPEPEPKPKPAPVAETAAVPETRTSGTRERNGTPPPVAEPRAHRVRQEQARPSGPHQATGTPRTRATGTPLLSQWPFPLAAVAMVWALCVPFYENLEPPTDRHTMWLVAPMEWIWPMGAAGPILFVLTVLSAVTCATAGVMVRGRFPALGRPVLRWWCGALAALTLGAMVTVSFIASVVAGRFDPLAGCLAFAVGSLLQACGAAQLWPQGSVAGTGPPEPTDPRSLLPFKLSAPVLGLVLPLPLIRGDPDWRLIEGLHPDSSRSPAACALALLGLIACVVVGFEAWRGVPVARLPKVRWWYSGLALLTLGTSLYFWNHENPAASGLYVLTFGCALQLWASATLWLAGPSPGRTAATRGRATVAGHPPTVPRASPGR, translated from the coding sequence ATGACCAGGCCGGAACCGGGCAGACACGCGCTGGTCGTCGTGACCAGTACGTACAGCGATGAGGGGCTGGGGGCGCTGCGGGCTCCGGTGAACGATGCGGCCGGACTCGCCGAGGTGCTCGGTGACCCCGCCATCGGCGACTTCGACGTGGAGGTGCTGACCGACCCCACCGCCCAGCACGCACGGCTCGCCGTGGAGGACTTCTTCGCGGACCGGTCCACCAAGGACACCCTGCTCCTGCACTTCTCCTGCCACGGGGTGAAGAACGCCGCGGGCAAGCTCTTCCTCGCCGCCACCGACACCCTCCGTACCCGACTGGCCGCGACCGGGATCCCGGCCGAGTACGTGAGCGGTCTGATGCTCGAGAGCCGCGCCCAGCGCGCGGTGCTGCTCCTGGACTGCTGCTACGCCGGGGCGTTCGAGCGGGGCATGCTCGCCCGGGGCGCCGCGGAGGCAGAGGTCCAGGAGAACTTCCAGAGCCTGAGAGCCACCGCGGGGAAACGGGGACGCGCGGTCTTCACCGCCTCCAGTGCCGTGGAGTACGCGTTCGAGGGCGACCACCCCGTGCCCGGCACTCCGGAGAACGGGGGCGGCGGACCCGGGCCCTCCCTGTTCACCGGCGCTCTGGTGGAGGGCCTGCGCACCGGCGAGGCCGACCTCGACAACGACGGAGAGGTCGGCATGTCCGAGTTGGCGGACTACGTCAGCGAGCGGATCCGCCTCGTGACTCCGCACCAGACCCCGCAGCTGTGGCTCTTCGGCTCCCAGGGCGACCTGTCGATCGCACACACCGGCCGGCCCCGGCCCAGGCCCGCGAACCTCCCGCCGCCGCTCGCCGACGCGGTCCGCTCCGAAAGCCGGGAACGGAAGCTCTGGGCGGTCGAGGACCTGGGAACCCTGCTGTGCGGCCCGGACGTGGGCGTGGCACTCACCGCCCACATGGCCCTGTCCGAACTGGCCGCCGACGACAGCCGGCGGGTGGCCGACCGCGCCACGCACGCCCTGGCCCGGGCCGCTCCCGTGGTCGACACCTGGGCCCTGGAAGTGGGGCCCACCGAGACGGCCGTGGTCAAGGTGATGGGCCCGCCGCTCGTCCTCGCCACGCTGGAGGCCAAGACCGAACCGTGGCTGAAGGTCCGGTACGTGGACGGCGGCATCGAGCTGGCCCCGGACGTGGCCGCGCAGGGGCGCTATGCGGGGACGGTGCAGCTCCGGACGGTGTCCGGGGAACTGGCGATCGCGGTGGCGACAAAGGTGGAGGCGGAACCCGAACCCGAACCCGAACCCAAGCCCAAGCCGGCACCGGTGGCGGAAACGGCGGCGGTGCCGGAGACCAGGACCAGCGGGACCCGGGAGCGGAACGGAACGCCCCCTCCGGTGGCGGAACCGCGCGCCCACCGGGTGCGGCAGGAGCAGGCCAGACCATCCGGACCGCACCAGGCGACCGGAACACCCCGCACACGTGCAACCGGAACACCCCTGCTGAGCCAGTGGCCTTTCCCGCTCGCGGCCGTCGCGATGGTGTGGGCCCTGTGCGTGCCCTTCTACGAGAATCTCGAACCACCCACCGACCGGCACACCATGTGGCTCGTGGCACCGATGGAGTGGATCTGGCCGATGGGAGCAGCGGGCCCGATCCTGTTCGTGCTGACGGTTCTGAGCGCCGTCACGTGTGCCACGGCCGGAGTCATGGTCAGGGGCCGCTTCCCGGCCCTCGGTCGGCCGGTGCTGCGCTGGTGGTGCGGCGCACTGGCGGCGCTGACCCTCGGCGCCATGGTGACGGTGTCGTTCATCGCCTCCGTCGTGGCCGGCAGGTTCGACCCCCTCGCCGGCTGCCTGGCCTTCGCCGTGGGCAGTCTGCTGCAGGCATGCGGCGCCGCGCAGCTGTGGCCGCAAGGGTCCGTGGCGGGCACCGGGCCGCCGGAGCCCACCGATCCCCGCTCGCTCCTGCCGTTCAAGCTCTCGGCGCCGGTGCTGGGCCTGGTGCTGCCGCTGCCGCTCATCAGAGGCGACCCGGACTGGCGGCTCATCGAAGGGCTGCACCCGGACAGCAGCCGGTCACCGGCGGCGTGCGCGCTGGCGCTGCTCGGCCTGATCGCCTGCGTGGTCGTCGGGTTTGAGGCCTGGCGCGGCGTCCCGGTGGCCCGGCTGCCCAAGGTGCGCTGGTGGTACAGCGGCCTCGCCCTGCTGACGCTGGGGACGTCCCTCTACTTCTGGAACCACGAGAACCCGGCCGCCTCCGGCCTGTACGTCCTCACGTTCGGCTGTGCCCTCCAGCTCTGGGCCTCGGCCACCCTCTGGCTCGCCGGACCGTCCCCCGGGCGGACCGCGGCCACCCGCGGCCGCGCCACCGTTGCAGGCCACCCACCGACCGTCCCCCGGGCAAGCCCCGGTCGCTAG
- a CDS encoding ketopantoate reductase family protein, whose product MRYIIIGAGAVGATIGGRLAGAGGEVVLVARGAHAQALRADGLRLTTADGERVHRLPVVTGPDELGELRPDDVLLLSVKTQDAIAALDAWGDAEVAGGGTAAQRLPVLCAQNGVESERLALRRFARVYGVCVWLPATFLEPGVVSALCTPLTGILHLGRAAGGTDALSRAVAEDLGKAGFEAPLVEDVMRWKYAKLLGNLGNAIQATTGPEPEPAKAALLLRAVREAKAAFGAAGIAYASDAEQAQARDGKVDQPPGVRGGSSWQSLARGTGSVEADYLNGEICLLGRLHGIPTPVNDVLRHAANIFARESLPPGAMSIEDLTTLADEATARI is encoded by the coding sequence ATGCGTTACATCATCATCGGCGCGGGCGCGGTCGGCGCCACCATCGGCGGACGGCTCGCGGGGGCGGGCGGCGAGGTCGTACTCGTCGCACGCGGCGCGCACGCGCAGGCCCTGCGGGCCGACGGGCTGCGGCTCACGACGGCCGACGGGGAGCGGGTACACCGGCTGCCCGTGGTCACCGGACCGGACGAACTCGGGGAACTGCGGCCGGACGACGTGCTGTTGCTGTCCGTGAAGACCCAGGACGCGATCGCCGCGCTCGACGCGTGGGGTGACGCGGAGGTCGCGGGCGGCGGCACGGCGGCGCAGCGGCTGCCGGTGCTGTGCGCGCAGAACGGCGTGGAGAGCGAGCGGCTGGCGCTACGGCGCTTCGCGCGCGTGTACGGGGTGTGCGTATGGCTGCCCGCGACCTTCCTGGAGCCGGGCGTGGTCTCGGCGCTGTGCACGCCGCTGACCGGCATCCTGCACCTGGGCCGGGCGGCCGGCGGCACGGACGCCCTGTCCCGTGCGGTCGCGGAGGACCTCGGCAAGGCCGGCTTCGAGGCGCCGCTCGTCGAGGACGTGATGCGGTGGAAGTACGCGAAGCTGCTGGGGAACCTGGGCAACGCGATCCAGGCCACGACCGGCCCGGAGCCGGAACCGGCGAAGGCGGCGCTGCTGCTGCGGGCCGTGCGCGAGGCGAAGGCGGCCTTCGGGGCCGCGGGCATCGCGTACGCCTCGGACGCCGAGCAGGCGCAGGCGCGCGACGGCAAGGTGGACCAGCCGCCGGGGGTGCGGGGCGGGTCGTCCTGGCAGAGCCTGGCGCGGGGGACGGGCTCGGTGGAGGCGGACTACCTCAACGGGGAGATCTGCCTGCTGGGCCGGCTGCACGGGATCCCGACCCCCGTCAACGACGTCCTGCGGCACGCGGCGAACATCTTCGCGCGGGAGTCGCTGCCGCCGGGCGCGATGTCCATCGAAGACCTGACGACCCTGGCCGACGAGGCCACGGCCCGGATCTAG
- a CDS encoding DUF1697 domain-containing protein, which translates to MSKKYAALLRGINVGGSKKVPMAELRSLLEGLGHGDVQTYLQSGNAVFSSAKKDPGTLARELEKAIEDHFGFRVACLVVDGAYLRAVADACPFPAAELEGKQLHATFFSEQPGAERFAALDEAAYLPEEYRLGDHVLYLYAPNGLGRSKLAEALAKPAVVKGIDATTRNWNTVAKLVELTAV; encoded by the coding sequence ATGAGCAAGAAATACGCGGCGCTGCTGCGCGGGATCAATGTCGGCGGGAGCAAGAAGGTCCCGATGGCGGAGCTGCGCTCCCTGCTGGAGGGGCTCGGCCACGGCGACGTACAGACGTACCTGCAGAGCGGCAACGCCGTCTTCAGCAGCGCGAAGAAGGACCCGGGGACGCTCGCCCGGGAGCTGGAGAAGGCCATCGAGGACCACTTCGGCTTCCGAGTGGCGTGCCTGGTGGTGGACGGCGCGTACCTGCGCGCCGTCGCCGACGCCTGCCCCTTCCCGGCCGCGGAGCTGGAGGGCAAGCAGCTCCACGCCACCTTCTTCTCGGAACAGCCCGGCGCGGAGCGCTTCGCCGCGCTCGACGAGGCGGCGTACCTCCCCGAGGAGTACCGCCTCGGCGACCACGTCCTCTACCTCTACGCCCCCAACGGACTGGGCCGCTCCAAACTGGCCGAGGCCCTCGCCAAGCCCGCCGTCGTCAAGGGGATCGACGCGACGACCCGCAACTGGAACACCGTCGCCAAGCTCGTCGAGCTGACCGCGGTCTGA
- a CDS encoding FUSC family protein, with the protein MAAQRDGGARRGPASVTRRALRTTLAACAAFFVCLYGLDEPVAATYALFGVVSMAALSHIPGTGRQRAAVLVRTAPVAGVLIVLGTYLAVRTWSAVAGMLLIGFLLAFVAAAGPRAGGAAPGLQLLYILPSFPPYAPDTLDERLAGAMFGLVLLVLAELFVLPEQPGPSYRRLAAEAAGTAARCAAELHRAPYTLSAASIEAARTVGEALRPSRVDEADRPAGPGLRDRALAHAGLAARTLLNRMARLPAPPPGGLPPEQGPEVLIAVGRAAAETAALLDGEADATDEAGALRRVRAQATAAAVLEESSPPARGRRRAALLEMADAAVAFTTAAELAVRGRRARLPAETDAGRFWYAGHFPPRLWWHRLAAHAGPRSVHFQNAVRISLALAAARTIAGVESLPHGFWAMLAVLSLTRTTAAQTRATVRLALTGTLVGALTAAAVLALVGGRTTVYAIALPFVMLVAFRVGPVRGVGWAQGMFTLVVSFVFAQLAPVTWRLAEIRIMDVVIGSMIGIVFGLLAWPRGAQEELRRAVALLLTREAETVEGTAAAVVAGTPGNIPDDRPLQRALTLAESAWAQHQSEPRAPAGGAPDWQAAMMSGHHVLWGSRRLLAHGGPPLVPENASLLHDRSVVVTAGMRAAADRATPDPPPTESPPTESPATESPAAGPATGVAAGDGGVAAGAEPGVGSPRFFAALTWMDSLATDVERIEAPLGPQGPAGTG; encoded by the coding sequence ATGGCCGCCCAACGTGACGGAGGCGCCCGCCGCGGCCCGGCGAGCGTGACCCGGCGCGCCCTGCGCACCACCCTCGCCGCGTGTGCCGCGTTCTTCGTGTGCCTGTACGGACTGGACGAGCCCGTGGCGGCGACGTACGCCCTCTTCGGGGTGGTGTCCATGGCCGCCCTCTCCCACATCCCGGGCACCGGGCGCCAGCGGGCGGCCGTCCTGGTCAGGACGGCGCCCGTGGCCGGGGTGCTGATCGTGCTCGGCACCTACCTCGCGGTACGGACCTGGAGCGCCGTGGCCGGCATGCTGCTGATCGGCTTCCTCCTGGCCTTCGTGGCCGCGGCCGGGCCCCGGGCGGGGGGCGCCGCGCCCGGGCTGCAACTGCTGTACATCCTGCCGAGCTTCCCGCCCTATGCGCCGGACACCCTCGACGAGCGGCTCGCGGGGGCGATGTTCGGCCTCGTCCTGCTGGTCCTCGCCGAGTTGTTCGTCCTGCCCGAGCAGCCCGGCCCTTCCTACCGGCGGCTGGCCGCCGAGGCGGCCGGCACCGCCGCCCGCTGCGCCGCCGAGCTGCACCGCGCGCCGTACACGCTCTCCGCCGCTTCGATCGAGGCGGCCCGGACGGTCGGCGAGGCGCTGCGTCCGTCCCGGGTCGACGAGGCGGACCGGCCCGCCGGGCCGGGGCTGCGGGACCGCGCCCTCGCCCACGCGGGCCTGGCCGCCCGCACCCTCCTCAACCGCATGGCGCGGCTGCCCGCGCCTCCCCCGGGCGGGCTGCCGCCGGAGCAGGGGCCCGAGGTGCTGATCGCGGTCGGCCGGGCCGCCGCCGAGACCGCCGCACTGCTGGACGGCGAGGCCGACGCCACCGACGAGGCCGGCGCCCTGCGGCGGGTACGGGCGCAGGCCACGGCCGCGGCCGTACTGGAAGAGTCCTCGCCCCCGGCCCGGGGCCGCCGACGGGCGGCGCTGCTGGAGATGGCGGACGCCGCCGTGGCCTTCACGACGGCGGCCGAGCTGGCGGTGCGGGGCCGGCGCGCGCGGCTTCCGGCCGAGACCGACGCCGGCCGCTTCTGGTACGCCGGCCACTTCCCGCCCCGCCTGTGGTGGCACCGGCTGGCGGCCCACGCCGGACCCCGGTCGGTGCACTTCCAGAACGCCGTCCGGATCAGCCTCGCGCTCGCGGCCGCCCGGACGATCGCGGGCGTGGAGTCGCTGCCCCACGGCTTCTGGGCCATGCTGGCCGTCCTCAGCCTGACCCGCACCACGGCCGCCCAGACCCGGGCGACCGTGCGCCTGGCGCTCACGGGCACGCTGGTTGGCGCCCTGACGGCCGCCGCCGTGCTGGCCCTGGTCGGCGGCCGCACCACCGTCTACGCCATCGCGCTGCCGTTCGTCATGCTCGTCGCGTTCCGGGTGGGGCCGGTGCGGGGGGTGGGCTGGGCCCAGGGCATGTTCACCCTCGTGGTGTCGTTCGTCTTCGCGCAGCTGGCGCCCGTGACGTGGCGGCTGGCCGAGATCCGGATCATGGACGTGGTCATCGGCAGCATGATCGGCATCGTGTTCGGGCTGCTCGCCTGGCCGCGGGGGGCGCAGGAGGAGCTGCGCCGGGCGGTCGCCCTGCTGCTGACGCGGGAGGCCGAGACGGTGGAGGGCACCGCGGCCGCCGTGGTGGCGGGCACGCCGGGGAACATCCCCGACGACCGGCCGCTCCAGCGCGCGCTGACGCTGGCGGAGTCCGCGTGGGCGCAGCACCAGAGCGAGCCGCGGGCGCCCGCCGGCGGGGCTCCGGACTGGCAGGCGGCCATGATGTCGGGCCACCACGTGCTCTGGGGCTCGCGCCGCCTCCTCGCCCACGGAGGCCCGCCCCTCGTCCCGGAGAACGCCTCACTGCTGCACGACCGCTCGGTCGTGGTGACCGCCGGCATGCGAGCGGCAGCCGACCGCGCGACCCCGGACCCGCCGCCCACCGAATCTCCGCCCACCGAATCTCCGGCCACCGAATCTCCGGCCGCGGGGCCCGCCACGGGCGTCGCCGCAGGAGACGGGGGTGTGGCGGCGGGCGCGGAGCCGGGTGTGGGGTCGCCGCGGTTCTTCGCCGCTCTTACCTGGATGGACTCGCTCGCCACCGATGTCGAGCGCATCGAGGCTCCCCTGGGTCCCCAGGGTCCGGCCGGTACGGGCTGA
- a CDS encoding phosphotransferase enzyme family protein — MDEARARDVLTAAGLTREDARRAPALLALGENAVFAVGDLVVKVGREASLLERAERELSVAAWFAASGVPAVRPAEPKARLVDGHPLTLWHRLPDAVRPAGPADLAVLLRAVHALPAPPFALPPRDLLEGVERWLRLAGDAVDPADATYLRARRDAYAGEVAALTPHLPPGTVHGDALPRNVHVGPDGPALVDLETVSADLREHDLVVMALSRDRYGMPAEEYGAFVSAYGWDVRDWAGCAVLRGARETASCAWVAQHAPGNPGALAEFRRRVASLRDGDRETQWHSF, encoded by the coding sequence ATGGACGAGGCGCGGGCCAGGGACGTACTGACGGCGGCGGGCCTCACGCGGGAGGACGCGCGGCGGGCACCGGCGCTCCTCGCGCTCGGCGAGAACGCCGTCTTCGCCGTCGGTGACCTGGTGGTGAAGGTGGGCCGGGAGGCGTCGCTGCTGGAGCGGGCCGAGCGGGAACTCTCGGTGGCCGCCTGGTTCGCCGCGTCCGGGGTCCCGGCGGTCCGCCCGGCCGAGCCGAAGGCGCGGCTGGTGGACGGGCACCCGCTGACCCTGTGGCACCGGCTCCCGGACGCGGTGCGGCCCGCGGGCCCGGCGGACCTGGCGGTGCTGCTGCGCGCCGTCCACGCACTGCCCGCGCCGCCGTTCGCGCTCCCCCCGCGGGACCTGCTGGAGGGGGTCGAGCGCTGGCTGCGGCTGGCGGGGGACGCCGTCGACCCGGCCGACGCGACGTACCTGCGGGCCCGCCGGGACGCCTACGCCGGTGAGGTGGCGGCCCTGACCCCGCACCTCCCGCCGGGCACGGTCCACGGCGACGCCCTCCCCCGCAACGTCCACGTGGGCCCGGACGGCCCGGCCCTGGTCGACCTGGAGACCGTGTCGGCCGATCTGCGCGAGCACGACCTGGTGGTGATGGCCCTCTCCCGCGACCGGTACGGCATGCCCGCCGAGGAGTACGGGGCGTTCGTGTCGGCCTACGGCTGGGACGTCCGCGACTGGGCGGGCTGCGCGGTCCTGCGCGGAGCCCGGGAGACGGCCAGCTGCGCCTGGGTGGCCCAGCACGCCCCCGGCAACCCCGGGGCACTGGCCGAGTTCCGCCGCCGCGTGGCCTCCCTCAGGGACGGTGACCGGGAAACGCAGTGGCATTCGTTCTAG
- a CDS encoding tyrosine-type recombinase/integrase, with product MEIFFTDPDALEAAGVSDAQRALERHGLHAGAPFILSHDGSYDVQLNRFLWSLPTLGVRSVHSWRAYALDLLTWGRFLQEHRGKTVWHADRDDVTVFHRARRVSPDPTQVVSASTWNRAVAALDKFYTWAVDEALIERTPFKYYESSRHSHFGQQVRVRNNRAVEKAAKRSNVKFLSVDRYAAFRDIGLRGQLRTGTTDSTFRGRNAERNALMAELLVTTGLRIEEAASLCWPELPDLDSQRDVKSVPFDLAPPTAKRDKGRRILLPNRVLRALADYVEIERSLMLDRWRARDCPLPTGAVLGSQADRRGVRIPMKDGRLRKLPWSRVPPAVRARLYLVDEQGRPLGPACLWLGQEARPVTLSAWESVFVRASERCRVYGIDVAATPHVLRHTFAVHLLSALIQEQIGSVEKDEMSDGVYRRIIGDPLDHLRRLLGHSSITTTYIYLDCTDQAQALIDGAVDAWTSEVVDTAHRVSQEIDNSSAQAQGAAPW from the coding sequence ATGGAGATCTTCTTCACGGACCCGGATGCGCTGGAAGCGGCCGGGGTAAGCGATGCTCAAAGGGCACTTGAACGACATGGCTTGCACGCTGGCGCGCCGTTCATCCTCAGCCACGACGGCAGCTACGACGTCCAGCTCAACCGCTTCCTGTGGTCCCTGCCGACCCTCGGGGTGAGGTCGGTTCACTCCTGGCGCGCGTACGCTCTCGATCTGCTGACCTGGGGGCGGTTCCTCCAGGAACATCGCGGCAAGACCGTGTGGCACGCGGACCGTGACGACGTCACGGTGTTCCACCGAGCCCGGCGTGTCTCTCCCGATCCGACGCAGGTCGTCTCGGCTTCAACCTGGAACCGGGCGGTCGCGGCCTTGGACAAGTTCTACACATGGGCGGTGGACGAGGCTCTGATCGAACGGACACCATTCAAGTACTACGAGAGTTCACGCCACTCGCACTTCGGACAGCAGGTACGCGTCCGCAACAACCGCGCCGTCGAGAAGGCCGCCAAGCGCAGCAACGTGAAGTTCCTCTCCGTAGACCGCTATGCGGCCTTTCGTGACATCGGCCTACGGGGTCAGCTCCGGACGGGCACCACCGATTCGACCTTCCGAGGCCGTAATGCGGAGCGAAATGCCCTCATGGCGGAGCTGTTGGTCACCACTGGCTTACGCATCGAGGAGGCCGCTTCGCTCTGCTGGCCGGAACTCCCGGACCTGGACAGCCAGAGAGACGTGAAGAGCGTGCCGTTCGACCTGGCGCCGCCGACCGCCAAACGGGACAAGGGGCGCAGGATCCTCTTGCCCAACCGAGTCCTTCGCGCCCTGGCCGATTACGTGGAGATCGAGCGTTCCCTGATGCTCGACCGCTGGCGCGCCCGCGACTGTCCGCTGCCGACCGGCGCGGTACTGGGGAGCCAGGCCGACCGGCGAGGTGTACGGATTCCCATGAAGGACGGACGACTCCGGAAACTCCCCTGGTCACGCGTGCCACCGGCAGTCCGGGCTCGGCTGTACCTCGTTGACGAGCAGGGCCGTCCTCTAGGCCCTGCGTGCCTCTGGCTGGGCCAGGAAGCTCGTCCCGTGACCCTGTCGGCCTGGGAGTCGGTCTTCGTGCGGGCCTCGGAGAGATGCCGTGTGTACGGGATCGACGTCGCCGCCACACCCCACGTCCTCAGGCATACCTTCGCCGTGCATCTGTTGTCTGCACTGATTCAGGAGCAGATCGGCTCGGTGGAGAAGGACGAGATGAGTGACGGCGTGTACCGACGCATCATCGGCGATCCACTCGATCACCTGCGCCGTCTGTTGGGGCACTCCTCGATCACGACGACGTACATCTACCTCGACTGCACCGACCAAGCCCAGGCCCTGATCGACGGCGCGGTGGATGCCTGGACGTCCGAGGTCGTGGACACGGCACATCGCGTGTCGCAGGAGATCGACAACTCCTCTGCTCAGGCGCAGGGAGCAGCCCCGTGGTAG
- a CDS encoding S1 RNA-binding domain-containing protein produces the protein MPPFVYRITKYDPADRDEHGSYIGAEDSTSDHGPVEAAYLQAIATFAEDTGIDRLAIREPGISGLTHFGLEPAIDGHGLAGLFPPDLSGFHDGAEVPVSLGLELVRGMLRDSGAWCRLAVEDKFDVQVGWDQYVYVSSDKPCERAFARTRALGLFPERLEASPYDADFDEPGVQRPADEDYWARLRWSIAMRHAAILEEGYLHNASRWHRLTDGNLDAVRARLTPRAQLTVWPDLSTDVDAVLASLPDEGPAEFVWEDENGAISSTVADESEYRELAAQVAGARAATALSLTLDERHPLFTAVLPDSDGVLRARWRTEPTPSDRNWAFLKTLHRGQICTGTVTEIASFGVTFVDIGGFTAMINIPELSWRRFNHPSDVVSIGQRISAEILDVDLVRERVPLSLKALQEDPMPQFIQQVGQTTNGVVTKLVPFGAFVRIEDREDGLEGFVHLTELAEGHVDRPEDVVQVGDSLTVKILDVDLPRRRITLSYLQALPPGELTSAVIASGE, from the coding sequence GTGCCGCCTTTCGTCTACCGGATCACCAAGTACGACCCTGCCGACCGCGACGAGCACGGCAGCTACATCGGCGCTGAGGACTCGACCAGCGACCACGGACCAGTCGAGGCTGCATATCTGCAAGCGATTGCCACCTTCGCCGAGGACACCGGCATCGACCGCCTGGCCATTCGTGAGCCGGGGATCTCCGGCCTTACCCACTTCGGCCTGGAGCCGGCGATCGACGGCCACGGCCTTGCCGGGCTCTTCCCACCCGACCTCAGCGGGTTCCACGACGGTGCGGAGGTGCCCGTCTCCCTCGGCCTGGAGCTGGTCAGGGGCATGCTCCGCGACAGCGGTGCCTGGTGCCGTCTGGCGGTGGAGGACAAGTTCGACGTGCAGGTCGGTTGGGACCAGTACGTCTACGTCAGCAGCGACAAGCCCTGCGAGCGCGCCTTTGCCCGCACCCGGGCTCTCGGTCTCTTCCCGGAGCGGCTGGAGGCCTCGCCCTACGACGCGGACTTCGACGAGCCCGGCGTGCAGCGGCCCGCCGACGAGGACTACTGGGCCCGTCTTCGCTGGTCCATCGCCATGCGGCACGCAGCGATATTGGAGGAGGGGTACCTCCACAATGCCTCCCGCTGGCATCGCCTCACCGATGGGAACCTCGATGCGGTACGCGCCCGACTCACCCCTCGTGCCCAGTTGACCGTCTGGCCGGACCTGTCCACCGATGTCGACGCGGTCCTTGCCTCGCTTCCCGACGAAGGTCCGGCGGAGTTCGTATGGGAGGACGAGAACGGGGCTATCTCCAGCACGGTGGCCGACGAGTCCGAGTACAGGGAACTGGCCGCCCAGGTGGCAGGCGCCCGTGCCGCTACGGCCCTGTCCTTGACCCTCGACGAACGCCACCCGCTGTTCACCGCGGTCCTGCCCGACAGCGACGGCGTCCTGCGCGCGCGGTGGAGGACCGAGCCGACTCCGAGCGACCGGAACTGGGCCTTCCTTAAGACTCTCCACCGTGGGCAGATCTGCACTGGCACGGTCACGGAGATCGCCAGCTTCGGTGTGACCTTTGTGGACATCGGCGGCTTTACCGCGATGATCAACATTCCGGAGCTGTCCTGGCGCCGTTTCAATCACCCATCCGACGTCGTCAGTATCGGCCAGAGGATCTCGGCCGAGATCCTCGACGTCGACCTGGTGAGGGAGCGCGTGCCGCTGTCCCTGAAGGCATTGCAAGAGGACCCGATGCCGCAGTTCATACAGCAGGTCGGCCAGACCACGAACGGCGTCGTGACCAAACTCGTACCGTTCGGCGCCTTCGTCCGTATCGAAGACAGAGAGGACGGCCTTGAAGGCTTCGTTCACCTCACCGAGCTGGCCGAAGGACACGTGGACCGGCCCGAGGATGTTGTTCAGGTCGGAGACAGCCTCACCGTGAAGATTCTGGACGTCGACCTTCCACGACGTCGGATCACCCTCTCCTACCTGCAGGCTCTCCCGCCCGGAGAGCTGACCAGCGCGGTCATCGCCTCCGGGGAATGA
- a CDS encoding 3'-5' exonuclease produces MSWISGPLVAFDLETTGTDVETDRIVTAAVVRLDPDGSVSEERTWLLNPGVAIPEQASAIHGISTAHAREHGVPAASAIEEIAQAVAEGLRLGMPLVVMNARYDLSLLDRECRRHEVESISERLGSVLSPVIDPLVIDKHVDKYRKGKRALHALCAHYGVSLDDAHDARADAVAAGRVVRRMGEKHQPVGLMPLADLHDLQVRAAAEQSVSLQAYLRRTADPTTVVEPAWPLIPRRR; encoded by the coding sequence ATGAGCTGGATCAGTGGGCCATTGGTGGCCTTCGACCTGGAGACCACGGGCACCGACGTTGAGACCGACCGCATCGTCACAGCCGCGGTCGTGCGGCTGGATCCGGACGGATCCGTCTCGGAAGAACGGACCTGGCTGCTCAATCCAGGGGTGGCGATACCAGAACAGGCGTCGGCGATCCATGGCATCTCGACAGCGCATGCTCGCGAGCACGGGGTACCGGCTGCTTCCGCCATCGAGGAGATCGCGCAGGCCGTCGCCGAGGGGCTGCGTCTGGGGATGCCTCTGGTGGTGATGAACGCACGCTACGACCTGTCGCTGCTGGACCGTGAGTGTCGGCGGCACGAGGTCGAGTCGATCAGTGAGCGGCTGGGCAGTGTGCTTTCGCCCGTCATCGATCCGCTGGTGATCGACAAGCACGTCGACAAGTACCGGAAGGGCAAGCGGGCCCTCCACGCGTTGTGTGCTCACTACGGGGTGTCGCTCGATGACGCGCACGATGCGAGGGCGGACGCCGTGGCTGCCGGCCGCGTGGTGCGACGCATGGGTGAGAAGCACCAGCCCGTCGGCCTGATGCCATTGGCGGATCTGCATGACCTTCAGGTACGCGCGGCGGCTGAACAGTCGGTCTCGTTGCAGGCCTATCTGCGGCGTACTGCGGATCCGACGACAGTCGTCGAGCCGGCCTGGCCGCTCATTCCCCGGAGGCGATGA